GCAGGagctgagagctgctgctggtttgAAGTTGTGCCGAGCTGTGCAGGCAGCGGGCAGCGAGGTGCCTGAGCGGAGGGGAGCGATGGGGGGcgaggtgtgtgtgtgtgggggggggtgttccCCGTACCATAAAGCAGGTGACCGGCTGGGATGCTGCCCCCGGCCGTGGGCACGTGCTGCGGGGAGGAAGCAGAATATATGCATGTTTGGGAGCAAACAagtaaaaggaggaaaatctcATTAATATCCAGAGATCGTTCTCAGGCTCCCACATTCCTGTTAGTGTCGTGATTTGCTCTGCTGCGGTTTAGATGTCAGAACAGGATGGGATAGAAATCACTGGAATGATAGTACCAACTTCTAGAGCAGTAGCAAATTGCTGTATGCAGACATTACAGACTGCAAATAAGTAACTTTGTcttatggctttttttcccccctttcctgaAAATGAGAGTGACAAAGAAGAGTTCACCTTCCCCCGAGACACCAGAAGTGGTGGTAAGTGGGGGACTTATAAttcaaaaataaagaaggagAAACCTACAAGAAGTAGCCTATTTCCTTGCTCTCCAGGGATAAGGATCTGGCTCAAGAATGTTTTCCATGTGGgtgacttttccttttaaatgaaggaaaatgaacTAACTGTACAGGAAACGGCAGGGACAGTTCTCGGCGGGGAGAGGGCAGACCTCTCGCTGCTTTCTAAGGGCCTGCAGCCTTGCCTCATTTCGTATTCCCTGTCTCTAAAATGACTTATTTAATTTCGTTTCATACTGTAAAGATTCCCATGCTCTCCCTCCCATCTCGTGCACACCAAACTATTTCACTTGACCTTACTCTCTCCCGtttctcccccacccacccccccccaccccgccttTAGAAACTGATAATCAGGAGGTTCGTATGCCACCTGCTTACGGTCAGGCTGAAAGTCCAGAGGAGATCCTGTCCGAGGAAATCTGCAGAGTCCAGCAAAACGGCCTCACGCTGCTTCACCTCATGGTGATCCAGGGAAATGTGGAAAAGGTGAAGTTTCTCCTGAGCTGTAAAGCCAACGTGAACAGCCGGGTAGTCTGTGGCTACACCCCCCTCATCATGGCTGTTCAGAAGAGGTCACCAGAGATCTGCTCGGTTCTGATGGAGCACGGCGCGGACATCAACATGCCTGACGATGATGGTTGGACACCTCTTCACTTCGCTGCTCAGAACGGGGACGACAGAATCGTACGCCTCTTGCTGGACCACCAGGCGCAGGTAAACGCTCAAGAGCATGATGGGTGGACCCCTCTGCACCTGGCATCCCAGAATAACTTTGAGAATGTGGCCCGAGTACTGCTGTCTCGCCAGGCTGACTCCAACACCCAGGAGGTGGATGGGAAAACGGCCCTCCATGTGGCAGCTTGCTTTGGACACGTCGGCCTGGTGAAACTGCTCGCCAGTCAAGGAGCAGACctggagaaaaagcagaagaaccACAGAACCCCACTTCACGTTGCTGTGGAGAGGGGCAAGTTCAGGGTAGTCCATTACCTGCTGAAGAACGGGACCTCCGTCAACAGCCTGGATCAGAATCATTACAGCGCCCTGCACCTGGCCGTGGTGAGGGGCAAGTACCTCATCTGTGAGAAGCTCATCAAATCCGGAGCCAATGTGGAACTGAAGACAGACAAAGGCTGGACCCCCCTGCACCTGGCTGCTTTCAAAGGGCACATCGAAATCATCCACCTGCTCAAAGACAGCCACGCCAAGCTGAATGCCAGAGGGAGCATGGACTGGACACCACTTCACTTGGCCACTCGCTACAGCGACGAGCCGGTAGTCTGTGAGCTGCTGAGGTGTGGGGCAGACCCCAACATCGCCGAGAAATCAGAGTGGGCCCCCCTCCATTTTGCAGTCCAGCGGGGCTCCTTTTTGACTGTCATCAATCTGCTGGAGTGCAAGGCAGATGTCAACGCTAAGAACAAAGTGGGCTGGACACCCTTGCACCTCGCTGTCCTCAAGGGCAATATGGCCATTATAAAGACCTTGATTAAGGCTGGTGCTCTGCTTGACCTGGAAGATACCACTGGCTGTACAGCCCTCCAGCTGGCAATCAGacaccagaaagaaaacatcattaCGCTGCTTCAAGGCAAGGACTCGCTGATTAATAGATTGGGGAACAGGACTCTGGTGAATGATGCTAAGATTTCAAGACCCAAATTTGTTCCAGGAAGGACGGATTTGTAGATTCATCAAGTCCAGCATTTATCACTTCAGCCTTCCAGCTTAAACCACCGTATCCTGTCACCTGGTGATTACAGGAAAatagttgttttatttttcatggaagTTTCGAAGCATGAACACtaaaagagtaaaagaaaatggagctgcagaaagaagccGACAAGTTATTTTCCAGAGTCTGACCAAGATGGTAGAACATTTTGGCTTGTTGATGCTGGCTTTAGGCAAGGCTTTCCTGTTGTAATACTTACTGTGCAGTGATGGAAATGGGTATATGTACTCCCTTTTCATATGGGCAATGCTGAAGATGTGTACAGCAGCCCATATATATACACGTGTCTTCCGcagattttattgcttttattctaTGTTTCCCTACAGAGCAAATTGGTGTAAAACGGCCTTGGCACAGGTGGGAATTGAATCATGAAATTCTCACCTGCTGCTGGAAATAGATACTAAGCATATGGTACAGCAATGTGTCAGATTTTCTGACATCTCATTTTTGtaacaagaataaaataaaacaaggaaggaagaaaaatcactaGTAGAGAGTATTTAAATGGATGCaacacagaggaaagaaattccAGAATAATTCCACTCCatcccttcagaaaaaaagagccaagagctttttttcctaagcattCAAATTACTTATTGACCGCCTCCGCACCTCAGGCTTTAACCACTGAGGCTGTCATTAGAAAGACTGCTCTAAGCGTAAACAATGAGTGGGTGCAGCTCTGAATCCTGTTCCCTGCCATGAGGGCTACCAGTAACCTCCAGTTGTAActtcaaaatgctgctgtgggATTGTCATAGATGGGTTGTAAGCCTTTCTGCTTAGGAAAGCAGTATCTAATTAGGGTTACCCCAAATTCTCatcgccttttttttttttttttctttttttaagagccctgagcagctgggaaaatTAGCAGGTACTTAGTCAGTGACAAGGGGCAGGTGGGCTTGTAACAGCCCGCTGTAGGTGTTAGCTTAAAAGGCCAGGCTTTAagaggggatgggatgggggtcTTCTGGAGAGTGATGCTTAAGGAGTTGAGTTCAGTTGCCTGGCTTCGATCCTTTCTGCTAGAGATATGCTTCTGCGGATGAGTAGAACCGGCTTTATGATAAACACATCCTATTTGTATGCCTGGCCCTCTTTGGGGGGGCTGGTTTCAGAGGTGAAGAATCAGGGAAATTGTTCAACAGTAAGTTAGGTGGCAGCGTAGG
This DNA window, taken from Falco cherrug isolate bFalChe1 chromosome 17, bFalChe1.pri, whole genome shotgun sequence, encodes the following:
- the ANKK1 gene encoding ankyrin repeat and protein kinase domain-containing protein 1 produces the protein MNCLMEEATKMEKIKFQHIVTIYGVCNSPLGIVMEYMARGSLEKILPTHKMSWQLKFRVIHEMGLAMNFLHSMTPPLLHLDLKPGNILLDGNMHVKISDFGLSKWMEQSSRMQYIESSALRGTLSYIPPEMFLQNSKPPGIKYDVYSFGIVIWEVLMQKKPYAGANMMAIIVKVAAGKRPCLEPISNEWPGECQQMADLMKRCWDQDPKQRPSFTDIPVETDMLLSLIQSHVVDPENERLVRKMSHKPAISGSQQSDKEEFTFPRDTRSGETDNQEVRMPPAYGQAESPEEILSEEICRVQQNGLTLLHLMVIQGNVEKVKFLLSCKANVNSRVVCGYTPLIMAVQKRSPEICSVLMEHGADINMPDDDGWTPLHFAAQNGDDRIVRLLLDHQAQVNAQEHDGWTPLHLASQNNFENVARVLLSRQADSNTQEVDGKTALHVAACFGHVGLVKLLASQGADLEKKQKNHRTPLHVAVERGKFRVVHYLLKNGTSVNSLDQNHYSALHLAVVRGKYLICEKLIKSGANVELKTDKGWTPLHLAAFKGHIEIIHLLKDSHAKLNARGSMDWTPLHLATRYSDEPVVCELLRCGADPNIAEKSEWAPLHFAVQRGSFLTVINLLECKADVNAKNKVGWTPLHLAVLKGNMAIIKTLIKAGALLDLEDTTGCTALQLAIRHQKENIITLLQGKDSLINRLGNRTLVNDAKISRPKFVPGRTDL